From Methanocella paludicola SANAE, a single genomic window includes:
- the priL gene encoding DNA primase regulatory subunit PriL: MDVVTFAKYPFIQEALAYVKEQGYSIEDIVSRPAYGIVRTRGKKRVLESLGAPVAGDDMSLRPEEELLSYPVARMLVSISGDTYLLRRYAVWESKRAYAFLSSEKDDALLAVGRDFGLPARAEGRELVLYFTDYLRYSAPLRSPDWKLISQKIIGGMVYVQRDQYARLIEEAVREKIQSSVSPVPAPLAAPLKPYGDEILIELNRLKSKMNISLGGDVSRDAFPPCMKYLLSELQKGVNLPHTARFALTSFLANIGYDKDKIMELYRMAPDFREDLTRYQVEHITGGGGTEYTSPSCKTMTTYGNCFGRDKLCDYVSHPLTYYRKSASRRARLQPPEKKEAPEPVPADK, translated from the coding sequence ATGGACGTAGTCACATTCGCTAAATACCCCTTCATTCAGGAAGCCCTCGCCTACGTGAAGGAGCAGGGCTACTCCATTGAGGATATCGTGTCTCGTCCGGCGTATGGTATCGTCCGTACGAGGGGTAAAAAGCGCGTGCTCGAATCGCTGGGAGCCCCGGTTGCCGGGGACGACATGTCCTTAAGGCCCGAGGAAGAGCTGCTATCGTACCCGGTGGCCCGTATGCTCGTCTCCATATCGGGCGATACGTACCTGCTGCGGCGCTACGCTGTCTGGGAATCGAAACGCGCATACGCGTTCCTCTCAAGCGAAAAGGACGATGCGCTGCTCGCCGTAGGCAGGGATTTCGGCCTTCCCGCCAGGGCCGAGGGCAGGGAGCTTGTTTTATATTTTACGGACTACCTCCGATACTCCGCGCCACTCCGCTCGCCAGACTGGAAGCTGATAAGCCAGAAGATCATCGGCGGCATGGTGTACGTCCAGCGGGACCAGTACGCCCGGCTCATCGAAGAGGCCGTCCGCGAGAAGATACAATCCTCGGTCTCCCCCGTGCCGGCGCCCCTTGCGGCTCCGCTGAAGCCATACGGCGATGAGATCTTGATCGAGCTGAATAGGCTCAAGAGCAAGATGAACATCAGCCTGGGAGGCGACGTCAGCCGTGACGCATTCCCCCCGTGCATGAAGTACCTGCTCTCCGAACTACAGAAGGGCGTGAACCTGCCCCATACGGCCCGTTTCGCCCTCACGTCTTTTTTAGCGAACATCGGCTACGATAAGGATAAGATCATGGAGCTTTACCGCATGGCTCCCGACTTCAGGGAGGACCTGACCCGCTACCAGGTCGAGCACATCACCGGCGGCGGGGGCACCGAGTATACATCGCCCTCCTGTAAGACCATGACGACCTATGGTAATTGCTTTGGCAGGGATAAGCTATGCGATTACGTGAGCCACCCGCTTACCTATTATCGTAAGTCCGCCTCTCGCAGGGCCAGGCTTCAGCCGCCGGAGAAAAAAGAGGCGCCTGAGCCGGTGCCTGCGGATAAATAA
- a CDS encoding hemerythrin domain-containing protein — translation MTILAGTHQPLKEKGEQLEEEESSPTEDLMREHGVVERILLIYQRILEKAITGQEIDISAINKASQMVDMYVSKHHEEDEENYIFPKFREANYIVEIVDTLEHQHDVARELNRQIMDLSAQGADISQEDLVRLLDRCGMYINMYLPHISRENTIVFPTFFDIVSNEYIQDIKEKMEDEEEQALGDTGFRGLVGRVSEIEKQVGCHDLSQYTANLKEPDTLDQP, via the coding sequence GCCTCTGAAGGAAAAGGGCGAGCAGCTGGAAGAGGAAGAAAGCTCACCGACGGAAGACCTCATGCGGGAGCACGGGGTCGTCGAGCGGATCTTGCTCATATACCAGCGTATTCTCGAAAAGGCCATCACGGGCCAGGAGATCGACATCTCGGCCATCAACAAAGCATCGCAGATGGTGGATATGTACGTCTCCAAACACCATGAGGAAGACGAGGAGAACTACATCTTCCCGAAGTTCCGGGAGGCCAACTATATCGTCGAGATCGTGGACACGCTGGAGCACCAGCACGACGTGGCCCGGGAGCTCAACCGCCAGATCATGGATCTCTCCGCGCAGGGCGCCGATATAAGCCAGGAAGACCTGGTGAGGCTTTTAGACAGGTGCGGCATGTATATCAACATGTACCTGCCCCACATCTCCCGGGAAAATACTATCGTATTCCCGACGTTCTTCGACATCGTCTCGAACGAGTACATCCAGGACATCAAGGAGAAGATGGAGGACGAGGAGGAGCAGGCGCTGGGCGACACCGGGTTCAGGGGCCTGGTCGGCCGCGTATCGGAGATCGAGAAGCAGGTCGGATGCCATGACCTGTCGCAGTATACCGCTAACCTCAAGGAGCCCGACACCCTGGATCAGCCGTAG
- a CDS encoding SemiSWEET family sugar transporter has protein sequence MDSIVLVGLVAGALTTSSCIPQAARIIRTKSAKDVSALFFGLMAAGMSLWLVYGLARSDVAIVLWNAISLAFCILILILKRVYG, from the coding sequence ATGGACTCGATCGTTCTAGTAGGGCTGGTGGCAGGGGCGCTGACCACGAGCAGCTGCATACCCCAGGCAGCCCGCATCATCCGCACGAAGTCCGCTAAGGACGTGTCGGCGCTCTTTTTCGGGCTCATGGCGGCAGGCATGAGCCTCTGGCTCGTCTACGGCCTGGCCCGCTCCGACGTGGCCATCGTGCTCTGGAACGCGATCAGCCTCGCCTTCTGCATCTTAATATTAATTTTAAAGCGCGTCTACGGCTGA
- a CDS encoding TetR/AcrR family transcriptional regulator, with translation MPIQDRRKREKEQRETSILDAAEKLFIKKGFEGTSMDDIAAAVELSKPAIYRYFANKEELYLAVAYRSVGIVCAMMEEYVEKGITGLEKAYATGRAFYDFYLKYPDQYRLMMNLSYVGSAGQDSPYMKKIREATGGNLKLMCRAIDAGKKDGTLRSDFDTLMTAVYFMESLSTALEVSPGHKRLLLLKGHSHRDYVEHSMELMLHSIKKYD, from the coding sequence ATGCCCATACAGGACAGGAGAAAGCGGGAAAAGGAACAGCGGGAGACAAGTATCCTTGACGCGGCCGAGAAGCTCTTCATCAAGAAGGGCTTCGAAGGCACGTCCATGGACGACATCGCGGCGGCCGTCGAGCTATCCAAGCCGGCGATCTACAGGTACTTCGCCAATAAGGAGGAACTCTACCTGGCGGTCGCGTACCGTAGCGTCGGAATTGTCTGCGCCATGATGGAGGAGTACGTGGAAAAAGGCATCACGGGCCTCGAGAAGGCGTACGCGACAGGCCGTGCCTTCTACGACTTTTACCTGAAGTACCCGGACCAGTACCGGCTCATGATGAACCTCTCGTACGTCGGCAGCGCTGGCCAAGACAGCCCCTACATGAAAAAGATCCGGGAAGCGACCGGCGGGAACCTGAAGCTCATGTGCCGTGCCATCGACGCGGGCAAGAAGGACGGCACGTTGAGGAGCGATTTCGACACCCTGATGACCGCCGTCTACTTCATGGAGTCGCTGTCGACGGCGCTGGAAGTCTCGCCGGGCCACAAGAGGCTCCTCCTGCTCAAAGGCCACAGCCACCGCGACTACGTCGAGCACTCAATGGAACTTATGCTGCACTCGATCAAGAAATACGATTAA
- a CDS encoding aminopeptidase — protein sequence MATLDEAARIAMRDVLGLRPGEEVLIVTNFEPDVFSIARALVDNTKALGGRPTLLVQETKEPHMPTERIINEAVKAEPHVLILLPALSSGNDPFGLHTGYVGRDGRLYRGIMDKLIEGDRRIRSFWSNRVSVDTFRRCVAIDYGPIRADAARLKRVLDRGRMVRVTSPAGTDVEFSIKGRKAFLEDGDFSLPGTGGNLPAGEVYVSPAVASAGGTMVFDGTISLENNDVFPSTPVRVELKDGYVSTITGGLGAAGLRKTIESGESEAAERGMQEERRNARHIGEFGIGLNPNAMLIGNMIEDEKALGTAHFAIGNNFDNDASALIHQDCLMLSPSIWVDGRPIMKDGVLVRF from the coding sequence ATGGCCACGCTTGACGAGGCGGCCCGTATCGCCATGCGGGACGTCCTCGGCCTCAGGCCCGGGGAAGAGGTCCTCATTGTCACGAATTTTGAGCCAGATGTTTTTTCGATAGCGAGGGCCCTGGTCGATAACACGAAAGCGCTGGGCGGCAGGCCGACGCTCCTCGTGCAGGAGACGAAGGAGCCCCATATGCCCACGGAGCGTATCATAAACGAGGCAGTAAAGGCCGAGCCCCACGTGCTTATCCTGTTACCTGCTTTGAGCTCTGGCAACGACCCGTTCGGACTGCATACCGGCTACGTTGGGCGAGACGGCAGGCTATACCGGGGTATCATGGACAAGCTCATCGAGGGCGACCGCCGTATCCGGAGCTTCTGGTCGAACAGGGTATCCGTGGATACGTTCAGGAGATGCGTGGCCATCGACTACGGGCCTATACGGGCGGACGCCGCCCGCCTGAAGCGCGTGCTCGACCGGGGCAGGATGGTCAGGGTCACGTCGCCCGCGGGCACGGACGTGGAGTTCTCCATAAAAGGCCGAAAGGCCTTCCTGGAGGACGGCGATTTTTCCCTCCCGGGCACCGGCGGTAACCTGCCCGCCGGCGAAGTCTACGTATCCCCGGCCGTCGCCAGCGCCGGCGGCACGATGGTCTTCGACGGCACGATAAGCCTGGAGAACAATGACGTCTTTCCGTCCACGCCCGTGCGCGTAGAGCTGAAAGACGGCTACGTTTCAACGATCACCGGCGGCCTTGGGGCGGCAGGCCTGCGCAAGACGATCGAGAGCGGCGAGAGCGAAGCCGCCGAGCGGGGCATGCAGGAAGAGCGCAGGAACGCCCGGCACATCGGCGAGTTCGGCATCGGCCTAAACCCTAACGCAATGCTCATCGGCAACATGATCGAGGACGAGAAGGCTCTCGGCACCGCCCACTTCGCCATCGGCAACAACTTCGACAACGACGCCTCTGCCCTCATTCACCAGGACTGTCTCATGCTCAGCCCCTCCATATGGGTGGACGGCCGGCCGATCATGAAGGACGGCGTGCTCGTGCGCTTTTGA
- a CDS encoding (Fe-S)-binding protein, producing MNTEAQNGRADCFPPASIYYYVKASLPVALSPNDLDGLYRCTLCNHCGMAGMNRDARNKAIGKDNIAPHVAMVRDSISKYGNPYGIAASPAGEAQGRMETVLFRGCTPRYKTPEIHEAAKRVLDREGVKYGILDGETCCGNILFNLGDKVSGMEAVRKNVEKFREAGTKRIIAICPGCYSALNKYYKGFEGFEPEIVLAADMIKGQSSDIGEYRVQYSCHAKEKGEVVRKLVPGASRNASGDCCGAGAGLRMHDRQMAEAKARKTANVSGTIITYCPFCYISLSAVDPGNVKDIYMLLDGR from the coding sequence ATGAATACCGAAGCGCAAAATGGCCGGGCGGACTGCTTTCCGCCGGCATCGATCTATTATTATGTAAAGGCCAGCCTGCCTGTGGCCTTGAGCCCGAATGACCTCGATGGTCTCTACAGGTGCACGCTATGTAACCACTGCGGGATGGCCGGGATGAACAGGGACGCGAGGAATAAGGCGATAGGCAAGGATAACATTGCGCCCCACGTCGCGATGGTGCGTGACAGTATCAGTAAATATGGTAATCCCTATGGCATCGCTGCATCGCCGGCAGGAGAGGCTCAGGGACGCATGGAGACCGTGCTGTTCAGGGGATGTACGCCCAGGTATAAGACGCCTGAGATCCACGAGGCGGCGAAGCGCGTGCTCGACCGTGAAGGCGTTAAATACGGCATCCTGGATGGCGAGACTTGCTGCGGGAACATACTGTTCAACCTCGGCGATAAGGTATCGGGCATGGAAGCCGTGAGGAAGAACGTAGAAAAATTCAGGGAAGCGGGCACGAAGCGCATCATCGCTATCTGTCCCGGCTGCTATAGCGCCCTGAATAAATATTATAAAGGCTTCGAAGGGTTCGAGCCCGAGATCGTTCTGGCCGCCGACATGATAAAGGGCCAGTCGTCAGACATCGGCGAGTACAGAGTGCAGTACTCCTGCCACGCGAAGGAGAAGGGCGAAGTCGTCCGTAAGCTTGTCCCGGGCGCGTCCAGGAACGCATCGGGTGACTGCTGCGGCGCCGGCGCAGGGCTCAGGATGCATGACCGCCAGATGGCGGAGGCCAAAGCGAGGAAAACTGCGAACGTATCCGGCACCATCATTACGTACTGTCCGTTCTGTTACATTAGCCTGTCAGCGGTGGACCCGGGCAACGTGAAGGATATTTATATGCTACTGGACGGCCGCTGA
- a CDS encoding transcription factor S, with protein sequence MIPNSGILKCRKCGFEKKASKEAVIVGGPEKPLREMTILEDKEAAGLPTTEDQKCPDCGNQKAYWWMRQLRSADESEVRFFRCTQCGKTWREYN encoded by the coding sequence ATGATCCCCAACTCAGGCATCCTCAAGTGCCGCAAGTGCGGCTTCGAGAAGAAGGCCTCGAAGGAGGCGGTCATCGTCGGAGGCCCCGAAAAGCCCCTGCGCGAGATGACCATCCTGGAGGATAAGGAGGCGGCCGGGCTTCCGACCACCGAGGACCAGAAGTGTCCCGACTGCGGCAACCAGAAGGCGTACTGGTGGATGAGGCAGCTCAGGAGCGCCGATGAGAGCGAAGTGCGCTTTTTCCGCTGTACCCAGTGCGGTAAGACCTGGCGAGAATACAATTGA
- the pcn gene encoding proliferating cell nuclear antigen (pcna) yields MFKAVINAEVLKDAIEAVSTLVDEAKFHITKDGISARAVDPANVAMVSFDLKAGAFESYNATDGEIGVDLTRMNDILGMTSKDDKIELNLNEETRKLEIRTGGLAYTLSLLDPTSIRKEPKVPKLELPAKIVLNGAELKRAVKAAEKVSDHMALGVVDKTFYVEAEGDLDKVRLDIPESSLISIQSTGNVRSLFSLDYLNDLAKSLGKAEKVSIDLGTDYPVNFTFNIAGGNGTVTYLLAPRIESE; encoded by the coding sequence ATGTTCAAGGCGGTAATCAACGCAGAGGTCCTGAAGGACGCCATCGAGGCCGTATCCACGCTGGTCGACGAGGCCAAGTTCCACATCACCAAGGACGGCATCTCCGCCAGGGCCGTAGACCCGGCGAACGTCGCCATGGTATCGTTCGACCTGAAGGCTGGCGCCTTCGAGTCGTATAACGCCACGGACGGCGAGATCGGCGTAGACCTGACCAGGATGAACGACATCCTGGGCATGACCTCGAAGGACGATAAGATCGAGCTGAATCTGAACGAAGAGACCCGTAAGCTGGAGATCCGCACCGGCGGCCTGGCATATACCCTGTCGTTACTGGACCCGACCTCTATCCGGAAGGAGCCCAAGGTGCCGAAGCTGGAACTTCCCGCGAAGATCGTGCTGAACGGCGCCGAGCTCAAGCGTGCCGTCAAGGCCGCCGAGAAGGTATCCGACCACATGGCGCTGGGCGTCGTCGATAAGACGTTCTACGTCGAGGCCGAGGGCGACCTGGACAAGGTCCGCCTGGATATCCCGGAGTCGAGCCTCATCTCTATCCAGTCCACCGGCAACGTGCGCTCGCTGTTCTCGCTGGATTATTTAAATGATCTGGCGAAGTCCCTGGGCAAGGCCGAGAAGGTCAGCATCGACCTGGGCACGGACTATCCCGTTAATTTCACGTTCAACATCGCCGGCGGCAACGGTACCGTTACGTACCTGCTGGCGCCCCGGATTGAATCTGAATAA
- a CDS encoding DHH family phosphoesterase, whose amino-acid sequence MSPECSSCHGKGFIVKGETPCENCNGTGKVKSVNLVGMTEKDLKSLLGGGFCPKCKGSGKIQVREKCQACGGSGKAPVCEVCGKAVAPGQEFCNECRNVRPVYKLSGACDVSDLDIGKTYLGKVANLADFGVFVNLNDQTKGLIHSSNVSRTYVPGEEVQVMINSIKPNGNFDLKPQNFKEIKIVNVEKNLPRRKSSDVAKFIGKTVCISGEVVQVKQTSGPTIFTIADEDGTVSCAAFTEAGMRAYPDIGLETMAKAVGDIELHNGAIQMEVLELKKLSDAEAAPIKETIERSIDARAAPAKVEFLVKSEALEKLRPQMEKVAKHIRRAILKSQPIIVRHHADADGICAGVAVEKACLPLIKAQGDSDAEYHFFSRSPSKAPFYELEDINKDLTMALEDHERFGQAMPLIILMDNGSTEEDLDAYKYAKVYGIDLLVVDHHHPDEIVDQYLIAHVNPYHAGSDFGITAGMLGTELARMINPDVENKIRHLAAVAAVGDRSEAPERAQYLALVGEKYPEEELKKMALALDYEQFWLRYNDGKGIVDDILNFNDEKRHNALVSLLCEQAAKMIGDQLDASMPHVKTMDLPSGAVLNVIDVENYAHKFTFPAPGKTTGEIHDLLCRKYAGKPVVTLGFGPDFAVLRSRGVLMNIPKMVRELRDEIRGGGVNGGGHLVVGSIKFVEGMRKEVLEKLTQKIGQAPVG is encoded by the coding sequence ATGAGCCCCGAATGCTCGTCATGTCATGGTAAAGGTTTCATCGTCAAGGGCGAAACGCCCTGTGAAAACTGTAACGGCACCGGCAAGGTGAAAAGCGTCAACCTGGTCGGGATGACCGAAAAAGATCTCAAGAGCCTGCTCGGGGGAGGATTCTGCCCTAAGTGTAAAGGCAGCGGCAAAATACAGGTCCGGGAAAAGTGCCAGGCCTGCGGTGGCTCGGGCAAAGCGCCCGTGTGCGAGGTCTGCGGAAAGGCCGTGGCCCCGGGACAGGAGTTCTGCAACGAATGCCGCAACGTCCGCCCCGTCTATAAGCTAAGCGGCGCCTGCGACGTCTCCGATCTGGATATCGGCAAGACCTACCTGGGCAAGGTGGCCAACCTGGCCGACTTCGGCGTTTTCGTGAACCTGAACGACCAGACTAAGGGCTTAATCCATTCCAGCAACGTCAGCAGGACCTATGTGCCGGGCGAAGAAGTCCAGGTAATGATCAACAGTATAAAGCCCAACGGCAATTTCGATCTCAAGCCCCAGAACTTCAAGGAGATCAAGATCGTCAACGTCGAAAAGAACCTGCCCCGCAGGAAGTCCAGTGATGTGGCTAAGTTCATCGGCAAGACCGTCTGCATCAGCGGCGAGGTCGTCCAGGTCAAGCAGACCAGCGGCCCCACGATATTCACCATCGCCGACGAGGACGGCACGGTCTCCTGCGCCGCGTTCACCGAGGCGGGAATGCGGGCCTACCCGGACATCGGCCTGGAAACGATGGCGAAGGCCGTCGGCGACATCGAGCTCCACAACGGCGCCATCCAGATGGAAGTCCTGGAACTAAAGAAGCTGTCGGACGCGGAAGCGGCCCCCATCAAGGAGACCATCGAGCGCTCCATCGACGCCCGGGCTGCGCCTGCCAAAGTCGAATTTTTAGTGAAGAGCGAGGCGCTCGAGAAGCTCCGGCCCCAGATGGAGAAGGTGGCAAAACATATTCGCCGTGCTATCCTCAAGTCCCAGCCCATCATCGTGAGGCACCACGCGGACGCGGACGGCATATGCGCCGGCGTCGCCGTGGAGAAGGCCTGCTTACCGCTCATTAAGGCGCAGGGGGACTCTGACGCCGAATACCACTTCTTCTCGCGCTCGCCCTCAAAGGCACCGTTCTACGAGCTGGAGGATATCAACAAGGACCTGACGATGGCCCTGGAGGACCACGAGAGGTTCGGCCAGGCCATGCCGCTCATCATACTCATGGACAACGGCTCCACCGAGGAAGACCTGGACGCGTACAAGTACGCTAAGGTCTACGGCATCGACCTGCTCGTCGTCGACCATCACCACCCCGACGAGATCGTCGACCAGTACCTCATCGCCCACGTCAACCCCTACCATGCCGGGAGCGACTTCGGCATCACCGCGGGCATGCTGGGCACCGAGCTGGCCCGGATGATCAACCCGGACGTGGAGAACAAGATCCGGCACCTGGCGGCCGTGGCAGCCGTCGGCGACAGGTCCGAGGCGCCCGAGAGGGCGCAGTACCTCGCTCTCGTCGGGGAAAAGTACCCCGAGGAGGAGCTGAAGAAGATGGCGCTGGCCCTTGATTATGAGCAGTTCTGGCTGCGCTATAACGACGGCAAGGGCATCGTCGACGATATCCTGAACTTCAACGACGAGAAGCGGCACAATGCTCTCGTGAGCCTGTTGTGCGAGCAGGCCGCGAAGATGATCGGCGACCAGCTCGACGCGTCCATGCCCCACGTGAAGACCATGGACCTGCCCAGCGGGGCAGTGCTGAACGTCATCGACGTGGAGAACTACGCCCACAAGTTCACCTTCCCGGCCCCCGGAAAGACCACCGGCGAGATCCACGACCTTCTCTGCAGGAAGTACGCGGGCAAGCCCGTGGTGACCCTGGGCTTCGGCCCGGACTTTGCGGTGCTGCGGTCCCGTGGCGTCCTGATGAACATCCCGAAGATGGTCCGGGAGCTCAGGGACGAGATCCGGGGCGGCGGCGTGAACGGCGGCGGCCACCTCGTGGTCGGCTCCATCAAGTTCGTCGAGGGCATGCGGAAGGAAGTCCTCGAGAAACTCACGCAAAAGATCGGCCAGGCTCCCGTGGGCTGA